Below is a window of Mycobacterium dioxanotrophicus DNA.
TCGGCGGCGTCGTCATACCGGTTCTGCGACACCAGCTTCAGCCTGCGGGTGGCGTCGGCCAATGCCACCCGCTCGATGTTCTCGCCCCGCAGCGACACCATCATCCCGTACTCGCCGGCATGCGCGGCGTCGGCGGCGTTGACCCCGAACAGGGTGGCCAGCACCCGGTCGTAGGCCGTCGGCGTCCCGCCGCGCTGCACGTGACCGAGCACCGTGGTGCGCACTTCCTTCTTGATCCGCTTCTCGATCTCGACGCCGAGCTGGTGGGCAACGCCGGTGAACCGGACATGGCCGAACTCGTCGATACCGCCGTCGCGCAGCTGCATCGACCCCTCGGCGGGCTTGGCACCCTCGGCGACGACGCAGATGAAGTGCGAATCACCGCGCTGAAAGCGCTGTTTGATCAACCGGCAGACCTCTTCGACATCGAAGGGATGCTCGGGGATCAGCGTCATGTGCGCACCGGAGGCCATGCCGGCATTCAGTGCGATCCACCCGGCGTGACGACCCATCACCTCGACGAGCATCACCCGCTGATGAGATTCGGCGGTGCTGTGCAGGCGGTCGATGGCCTCGGTGGCGACTTGCAGCGCCGTGTCGTGGCCGAAAGTGACGTCGGTGCAATCGATGTCGTTGTCGATGGTCTTGGGCACGCCCACCACCGGGACGTTCTCCTCGGACAACCAGTGCGCCGCGGTCAACGTGCCTTCCCCACCGATCGGGATCAGCACGTCGATGCCGTTGTCCTCCAACGTCCGCTTGATTCGGGGTAGCCCGGCCCGCAGCTCGTCGGGATTCACCCGCGCGGTGCCCAGCATGGTGCCGCCCTTGGCGAGCAACCGATCATTGCGGTCGTCGTTCTTGAGCTGAACCCGCCGGTCTTCCAGCAGACCTCGCCACCCGTCCTGGAACCCGACGACCGTCGAGCCGTACCGAACATCACACGTACGCACCACCGCGCGGATCACCGCGTTGAGACCGGGACAGTCGCCACCGCCGGTCAAGACTCCGATCCGCATCAGTCAGCTGCTCCTCGTGTGCGCATGTGCTCTATCTTGCCCGGCGGGCCACTGGCCTGCCGGGCAAGGGTCAAAACTGCTGGTAGGTCTACGCTCGCCGGACTCAGAGGGCGCTCGGCATCGGGCCGCGAGCCGCTTCGTAGGCAGCGCCGACCCGGTAGAGCCGGTCATCGGCCAGAGCCGGGGCCATGATCTGCAGGCCGACCGGCAGCCCGTCGTCGGGCGAGAGCCCCGACGGAACCGACATGCCGCAGTGCCCGGCCAGGTTCAGCGGCAAGGTGCACAGGTCGAACAGGTACATCGCCAGCGGATCGTCGACCTTCTCCCCGATGCCGAACGCCGTGGTGGGAGTCGTCGGCGTGACCAGAACGTCGACGGTTTCGTAGGCGCGT
It encodes the following:
- a CDS encoding ATP-dependent 6-phosphofructokinase yields the protein MRIGVLTGGGDCPGLNAVIRAVVRTCDVRYGSTVVGFQDGWRGLLEDRRVQLKNDDRNDRLLAKGGTMLGTARVNPDELRAGLPRIKRTLEDNGIDVLIPIGGEGTLTAAHWLSEENVPVVGVPKTIDNDIDCTDVTFGHDTALQVATEAIDRLHSTAESHQRVMLVEVMGRHAGWIALNAGMASGAHMTLIPEHPFDVEEVCRLIKQRFQRGDSHFICVVAEGAKPAEGSMQLRDGGIDEFGHVRFTGVAHQLGVEIEKRIKKEVRTTVLGHVQRGGTPTAYDRVLATLFGVNAADAAHAGEYGMMVSLRGENIERVALADATRRLKLVSQNRYDDAAEFFG